One Pelagicoccus sp. SDUM812003 genomic region harbors:
- the mgtE gene encoding magnesium transporter, with amino-acid sequence MKPNLENNPRSLEALNRAFLLNYPIEAARKLETMTAQEAGEAVGGLPVYVLQPVWENLAPGAAERLLAELEEGKAADLLVSLDAGISAGILSRFSEEERDRWLARMEPTVSKELRDLLDYPGDCAGRLMDTRINAFHGHVTVEAALDQLRKRGLERVHSLFLLDAQNRLVGQVQIERLVLAEAGELLSSLAVPIRAFVTVLDPRDEVLDKMQEARVDILPVVDGNERLAGIIYDSSVRDALKETISTNMQTMVGASKDERALSSAWFAVRKRQPWLQVNLLTAFLASAVVGMFESTIARYTALAILLPIAAGQSGNTGAQALAVTMRGLTLREITVRHWLRVTLKEMGAGLMNGLAIAITCGTCVYFWSGSVGLALIIALAMISSMTIAAVSGALVPIVLKKLGQDPALSSSIILTTVTDIAGFMSFLGIASMLSGMLEAG; translated from the coding sequence ATGAAGCCGAACCTCGAAAACAATCCTCGATCGCTCGAAGCCTTGAACCGGGCGTTCCTGTTGAACTACCCGATCGAGGCGGCGCGCAAACTCGAAACCATGACCGCTCAGGAAGCGGGCGAAGCGGTCGGTGGCCTTCCTGTCTACGTGCTCCAGCCGGTTTGGGAGAATCTGGCTCCCGGAGCTGCGGAGCGCTTGCTTGCGGAGCTGGAAGAAGGGAAGGCGGCGGACTTGCTGGTATCGCTGGACGCGGGAATCAGCGCCGGTATTTTGAGTCGTTTCAGCGAGGAGGAAAGAGATCGCTGGCTGGCTCGCATGGAGCCGACAGTGTCAAAGGAGTTGAGGGACCTGCTGGATTATCCGGGGGATTGCGCAGGGCGCCTGATGGATACGCGGATCAATGCCTTTCACGGACACGTCACGGTCGAGGCTGCTTTGGACCAGTTGAGGAAGAGAGGGCTGGAGAGGGTGCACAGCCTGTTTTTGTTGGACGCCCAAAACCGCTTGGTAGGCCAAGTCCAGATCGAACGCTTGGTATTGGCGGAAGCCGGCGAGCTGCTCAGCTCCTTGGCGGTTCCCATCAGGGCGTTCGTCACGGTGCTCGATCCTCGCGATGAGGTTTTGGACAAGATGCAGGAAGCTCGGGTGGATATCCTGCCAGTGGTTGACGGAAACGAGCGCCTCGCGGGTATCATTTACGACTCGTCGGTCAGGGATGCCTTGAAGGAAACGATATCCACCAACATGCAAACCATGGTCGGCGCCAGCAAGGACGAGCGCGCGCTTTCCAGCGCTTGGTTCGCGGTCCGAAAGCGTCAACCTTGGCTGCAGGTCAATCTCTTAACCGCCTTCCTCGCCTCCGCAGTGGTGGGCATGTTCGAGTCCACCATCGCCCGTTACACCGCTTTAGCTATCCTGCTGCCCATAGCAGCGGGACAGTCGGGAAACACGGGAGCCCAGGCCCTGGCGGTGACCATGCGCGGGCTCACCCTTCGCGAGATAACGGTGCGGCATTGGCTGCGAGTGACGCTCAAGGAGATGGGGGCCGGTCTGATGAACGGACTGGCTATCGCCATCACCTGCGGGACGTGCGTCTACTTTTGGAGCGGGAGCGTAGGGCTCGCTTTGATCATTGCCTTGGCGATGATTTCGTCGATGACGATCGCAGCCGTTTCCGGCGCCTTGGTACCCATCGTATTGAAAAAGCTAGGACAGGATCCAGCCCTTTCCTCGTCGATCATCCTGACCACGGTCACCGACATCGCCGGTTTCATGTCCTTTCTCGGAATCGCCAGCATGCTATCCGGGATGCTGGAAGCCGGCTAA
- a CDS encoding CBS domain-containing protein — translation MPSKGIHLALAFVQSQPGPAARLLEQQPLEDVAFFIDEIPHSHSALLLARMLPQYTARLCPLLSEETTAGFLSRMDTSLVAAILRYSPPEMSKRLKKSLPEKKRIACSILLSYPEDSVGAWMLPNVATLPEDCSASEGLKHLASAEDLFDLGQVFVVDRDGLLQGSISGQELLRANSESRVSGLMNRDYRYLLGRSTLVAARDSVGWRTRDVLPVVTRHRQFVGVLRSLDLRKGLAQLEKPAQAKSSDGVATQIFKAYGKSMVALANTLGGVTKR, via the coding sequence GTGCCTAGCAAAGGCATCCACTTGGCCCTGGCGTTCGTCCAGTCGCAGCCGGGCCCTGCGGCTCGACTGCTGGAGCAGCAGCCTTTGGAGGATGTGGCGTTTTTCATCGACGAGATTCCGCATTCCCATTCGGCTTTGTTGCTCGCCCGGATGTTGCCTCAGTACACGGCTCGCCTGTGTCCTTTGCTCAGCGAGGAAACGACAGCGGGTTTTCTGTCGCGCATGGATACCTCGCTCGTGGCTGCGATTCTCCGATACTCGCCTCCGGAGATGAGCAAGCGTCTGAAAAAGAGCCTGCCGGAAAAGAAGCGAATCGCCTGCAGCATCCTGCTCAGCTATCCGGAGGATTCCGTGGGGGCTTGGATGCTGCCGAACGTTGCGACCTTGCCTGAAGACTGCTCCGCAAGCGAAGGGCTCAAGCACCTCGCTTCGGCGGAGGACTTGTTCGACTTGGGACAGGTTTTCGTGGTGGATCGCGATGGCTTGCTGCAAGGCTCGATCTCGGGTCAGGAGCTGCTTCGGGCTAATTCGGAAAGCAGGGTGAGCGGCTTGATGAATCGAGACTACAGGTATTTGCTGGGACGTTCGACCCTGGTCGCTGCCCGAGATAGCGTAGGGTGGAGAACGCGCGACGTGCTCCCCGTGGTGACGCGTCACCGCCAATTCGTCGGCGTTTTGCGCAGCTTGGATTTACGCAAAGGACTCGCTCAACTTGAAAAACCCGCCCAAGCGAAAAGCTCCGATGGAGTGGCGACGCAGATTTTCAAGGCTTACGGCAAGAGCATGGTGGCTTTGGCTAACACATTGGGTGGTGTGACGAAGCGATGA
- a CDS encoding mechanosensitive ion channel domain-containing protein: MDETSGFSLKESLSQTYEQFAREAVDNAPEFLGAVALLLIGWLLAKLVQIVTLRLFGGVDSILNRFVRVDGSKQASVRQSYAVIVSRVLLWVVFLFFVAAAANLLGWGLFSTWMENLVAYLPRMVTGLLIVLAGLLLAGTARALVTKGAHSAGVEHSELLGRIGQIVVVLIMTVIGVEQAGINVHFFTDALVVAAGVFLAGGALAFGLGARSLVANVIGAQYAKSHYKLGEQLRIGEAEGALVEITQTSIVLDTGNGRAVVPAKLFHETVSNLDSGAVVRTPERPKNEETDRA; the protein is encoded by the coding sequence ATGGATGAAACTAGTGGATTCAGCCTGAAAGAATCTTTGTCCCAGACCTATGAGCAATTTGCTAGGGAGGCGGTCGATAATGCCCCCGAATTCCTAGGCGCGGTCGCTTTGCTGCTGATTGGTTGGCTTTTGGCTAAGCTGGTTCAGATCGTTACGCTGCGGCTCTTTGGGGGAGTCGACTCGATTCTAAACCGTTTCGTGCGGGTCGATGGCAGCAAGCAGGCCAGCGTTCGCCAATCCTATGCCGTGATCGTCAGTCGCGTCTTGTTATGGGTGGTATTCCTGTTTTTCGTTGCCGCTGCTGCGAACCTGCTAGGTTGGGGTTTGTTTTCCACTTGGATGGAAAACCTGGTCGCCTACCTGCCGCGCATGGTGACGGGGCTGCTGATCGTGCTCGCGGGTTTGCTGCTGGCCGGTACCGCTCGAGCCTTGGTCACGAAGGGCGCCCACTCGGCTGGAGTGGAGCACAGCGAACTGCTCGGCCGCATCGGGCAGATCGTGGTAGTGCTGATCATGACGGTGATCGGTGTCGAGCAGGCCGGTATCAACGTGCACTTTTTCACCGACGCTTTGGTGGTCGCGGCAGGCGTGTTCCTCGCGGGAGGAGCGCTTGCATTTGGACTGGGGGCTCGGTCCCTGGTGGCGAATGTGATAGGAGCTCAGTATGCGAAAAGTCACTACAAGTTGGGAGAGCAGCTAAGGATCGGCGAGGCGGAAGGCGCTTTGGTCGAAATAACTCAGACCTCCATCGTGCTGGATACGGGCAACGGACGGGCTGTCGTGCCGGCCAAGCTCTTTCACGAGACCGTGAGCAATCTCGACTCAGGAGCAGTCGTTCGAACGCCAGAAAGACCTAAGAACGAGGAGACCGACCGTGCCTAG
- a CDS encoding Glu/Leu/Phe/Val dehydrogenase — protein MNSNIYNSPVFEMACRQFDRAADILEMDTRLRQRVKMPKRCLAVSCPIELDNGEVVVYEGFRVQHHLSMGPTKGGLRFHPKVDLGEVAALAMWMSWKCALAGLPYGGAKGGIAVDPFALSLGELERLSRRYMQEMIPFVGPNVDVMAPDVGTTPQVMAWMMDTYSSYVGSNASAVVTGKPVGLGGSEGRKEATGYGVAYFAKSYLDDLGIAPEEATAVVQGFGNVGSEAAKALNRFGVKVIAISDVSGGYHNPHGIDIGDAIKYVSKNRTLEGWNGGDQIPNDELLEIKCDILAPCALERVINETNASKLNCRIIAEGANGPTTNQADAILAENPDVLIVPDILCNSGGVIVSYFEWVQDLQSTFWTRKEVLNRLCKLLDRSKAELEAQRSKLGCSRREAALSLGIHRVAEAKRIRGLFP, from the coding sequence ATGAATTCCAACATCTACAACTCTCCCGTATTCGAAATGGCATGCCGTCAGTTCGACCGAGCAGCGGATATCCTAGAAATGGATACACGGCTACGCCAACGCGTAAAAATGCCGAAGCGTTGCCTCGCTGTTTCCTGCCCCATCGAACTCGACAACGGCGAGGTGGTCGTTTACGAAGGCTTTCGCGTGCAGCATCACCTGTCGATGGGACCCACTAAAGGCGGCCTGAGATTCCATCCCAAGGTCGATCTGGGCGAAGTCGCGGCCTTGGCCATGTGGATGAGCTGGAAATGCGCTCTCGCAGGCTTGCCCTACGGCGGAGCAAAAGGCGGAATCGCCGTCGATCCCTTCGCCCTATCGCTAGGCGAGCTGGAACGACTTTCCCGACGCTACATGCAGGAGATGATTCCCTTCGTCGGCCCCAACGTCGATGTCATGGCACCGGACGTGGGCACCACCCCTCAGGTCATGGCCTGGATGATGGATACCTACTCCAGCTACGTCGGCAGCAACGCGTCGGCAGTGGTGACCGGCAAGCCCGTCGGCCTCGGCGGCTCGGAAGGCAGAAAGGAAGCCACCGGATACGGAGTCGCCTATTTCGCAAAGTCCTATCTAGACGATCTCGGAATCGCTCCCGAGGAAGCGACCGCTGTTGTTCAAGGATTCGGAAACGTCGGCTCCGAGGCGGCCAAAGCCCTCAACCGATTCGGGGTGAAGGTCATCGCCATCAGCGACGTGAGCGGAGGATACCACAATCCTCACGGAATCGATATCGGAGACGCCATCAAATACGTATCCAAAAACCGGACACTCGAAGGCTGGAACGGAGGCGACCAAATCCCCAACGACGAACTCCTCGAGATCAAGTGCGACATCCTTGCTCCCTGCGCCCTCGAGCGCGTCATCAACGAAACCAACGCGAGCAAGCTGAACTGCCGCATCATCGCCGAAGGCGCCAACGGCCCCACCACCAACCAGGCCGACGCGATCCTGGCCGAGAATCCCGATGTCCTGATCGTGCCGGACATCCTCTGCAACAGCGGCGGCGTGATTGTTTCCTACTTCGAGTGGGTCCAAGACCTGCAAAGCACCTTCTGGACGCGAAAGGAAGTGCTCAACCGACTCTGCAAACTGCTCGACCGCTCGAAAGCGGAGCTCGAAGCCCAGCGCAGCAAGCTCGGCTGCTCCCGACGCGAAGCCGCCCTCTCGCTCGGAATCCATCGAGTCGCCGAAGCCAAGCGCATCCGAGGCCTATTCCCCTAA